From a single Bacillus gobiensis genomic region:
- the gyrB gene encoding DNA topoisomerase (ATP-hydrolyzing) subunit B produces MEQQNNNYDENQIQVLEGLEAVRKRPGMYIGSTSAKGLHHLVWEIVDNSIDEALAGYCDEINVIIEKDNSITVKDNGRGIPVGIQEKMGRPAVEVIMTVLHAGGKFDGSGYKVSGGLHGVGASVVNALSTGLDVTVHRDGNVHYQEYERGVPKADLKIIGETDVTGTITHFTPDPEIFKETIVYDFDTLANRVRELAFLTKGVQITIEDTREGQEQKKEYCYEGGIKSYVAHLNRKREVVHEEPVYIEKERDNIVVEVALQYNDSFASNIYSFVNNINTYEGGSHESGFKTGLTRVINDYARKNGVFKENDPNLTGDDVREGLTAIISIKHPDPQFEGQTKTKLGNSEVRTITDNLFSEAFETFLLENPDSARKIVEKGVMAARARMAAKKARELTRRKSALEISNLPGKLADCSSKDPSISELYIVEGDSAGGSAKQGRDRHFQAILPLRGKILNVEKARLDKILSNNEVRSMITALGTGIGEDFNIEKARYHKVVIMTDADVDGAHIRTLLLTFFYRYMRQVLESGYVYIAQPPLYKIQQGKRIEYAYNDKQLEVVLSNLPQTPKPGLQRYKGLGEMNATQLWETTMDPSTRTLLQVTLEDAMDADETFEMLMGDKVEPRRNFIEENAQYVKNLDI; encoded by the coding sequence ATGGAACAGCAAAACAATAATTATGATGAAAATCAAATACAGGTACTGGAAGGTCTTGAGGCTGTAAGAAAAAGACCTGGGATGTATATTGGTTCTACCAGTGCCAAAGGGCTGCATCATTTAGTTTGGGAAATTGTTGACAACAGTATTGATGAAGCACTTGCTGGATACTGCGATGAAATCAATGTGATCATCGAAAAAGACAATAGCATTACGGTAAAGGATAACGGACGAGGGATACCTGTAGGGATTCAGGAAAAGATGGGGAGACCGGCAGTCGAAGTTATCATGACCGTTCTTCACGCCGGCGGAAAATTTGACGGAAGCGGGTACAAAGTTTCCGGCGGACTGCATGGGGTTGGCGCCTCTGTGGTAAATGCACTTTCAACAGGTCTGGATGTCACCGTCCACAGAGATGGAAACGTTCATTATCAGGAGTATGAAAGAGGAGTACCTAAAGCTGATCTTAAAATTATTGGTGAAACCGATGTGACCGGTACTATCACTCATTTCACTCCTGATCCGGAAATTTTTAAAGAAACAATTGTCTATGATTTTGATACGCTTGCGAATCGTGTTCGTGAGCTGGCGTTTTTGACAAAAGGTGTCCAAATCACAATTGAAGATACGCGCGAAGGACAAGAACAAAAAAAAGAATATTGCTATGAAGGCGGGATTAAAAGCTACGTTGCCCATTTAAACCGAAAAAGAGAAGTCGTGCATGAAGAGCCTGTCTACATTGAGAAGGAAAGAGATAACATTGTTGTCGAAGTGGCTCTGCAATACAATGACAGCTTTGCCAGCAATATTTATTCCTTCGTGAATAATATTAATACGTACGAAGGCGGATCTCATGAATCGGGCTTTAAAACCGGATTAACTAGAGTGATTAACGATTACGCCAGAAAAAATGGCGTTTTCAAAGAGAATGATCCGAATTTGACAGGCGACGATGTTCGGGAAGGCTTAACAGCGATCATCAGTATCAAGCATCCCGATCCTCAATTTGAGGGACAGACAAAAACGAAGCTCGGAAATTCTGAAGTACGAACAATTACCGATAACCTGTTTTCTGAAGCGTTTGAAACCTTCCTGCTTGAAAATCCTGATTCAGCAAGGAAAATTGTTGAAAAAGGTGTTATGGCAGCAAGAGCTCGAATGGCGGCAAAAAAAGCCCGTGAGCTGACCAGACGGAAAAGTGCGCTGGAAATATCGAACTTGCCAGGAAAACTCGCCGATTGTTCTTCAAAGGATCCCTCGATTTCTGAACTGTATATTGTTGAGGGGGATTCTGCTGGGGGATCTGCTAAGCAAGGCCGAGACCGGCATTTTCAAGCCATTCTGCCTCTAAGGGGTAAGATTTTAAACGTGGAAAAAGCAAGGCTTGATAAAATTCTCTCGAATAATGAAGTTCGTTCCATGATTACAGCACTTGGCACGGGTATCGGAGAAGATTTCAATATTGAAAAAGCACGATACCATAAAGTTGTCATCATGACGGATGCTGATGTTGACGGAGCGCATATTCGAACGCTGCTCCTTACGTTCTTTTACAGATACATGCGTCAAGTTCTGGAAAGCGGATATGTCTACATTGCCCAGCCGCCTTTATACAAAATTCAACAGGGCAAGCGCATTGAATATGCATACAATGACAAGCAATTGGAAGTGGTCCTTAGCAACTTGCCCCAAACGCCGAAGCCGGGTCTTCAGCGCTACAAAGGTCTAGGTGAAATGAACGCTACCCAATTATGGGAAACGACGATGGATCCATCAACCAGAACCCTCTTGCAGGTGACGCTGGAAGATGCAATGGATGCAGACGAAACATTTGAAATGTTAATGGGCGACAAGGTAGAACCACGCCGAAATTTCATTGAAGAAAATGCGCAATATGTAAAAAATCTAGATATCTAA
- the gyrA gene encoding DNA gyrase subunit A, which yields MSEQNNTPKVTGINISQEMRTSFLDYAMSVIVSRALPDVRDGLKPVHRRILYAMNDLGMTSDKPYKKSARIVGEVIGKYHPHGDVAVYDSMVRMAQDFNYRYMLVDGHGNFGSVDGDSAAAMRYTEARMSKIAMEILRDITKDTIDYQDNYDGAEKEPIVMPSRFPNLLVNGASGIAVGMATNIPPHQLGEVIDGVLAVSHDPEIGTQELMEIIPGPDFPTAGQIIGRSGIRKAYETGRGSITLRAKTEIETTASGKQIIIVKELPYQVNKAKLIEKIADLVRDKKIDGITDLRDESDRNGMRIVIELRRDANVHVLLNNLYKQTALQTSFGINLLALVNGQPKVLSLKQCLFYYLEHQKVVIKRRTAFELRKAEARAHILEGLRIALDHLDEVIALIRGSQTGDIAKNGLIEQFSLTEKQAQAILDMRLQRLTGLEREKIEDEYKGLIALIAELKEILANEEKVLEIIREELIEIKERFNDERRTEIITAGIEAIEDEDLITQENIVLTLTHNGYIKRLPSSTYRSQKRGGKGIQGMGTNEDDFVEHLISTSTHDTILFFSNKGKVYRAKGYEIPEFGRTAKGIPIINLLEVEKGEWINAIIPVTEFDDSSYLFFTTKQGISKRTTLSQFANIRNNGLIALGLREDDELISVRLTDGKKDIIIGTKDGLLIRFHETDVRQMGRTAAGVKGISLSEDDLVVGMEILEEDSHVLIVTEKGYGKRTPAKDYRVQSRGGKGLKTCKITENNGSLITVKATNGEEDLMIITASGVIIRMDINDISQTGRVTQGVRLIRLGEQEHVATVALVEKNEELEEETAEEIEAKEE from the coding sequence ATGAGTGAGCAAAATAACACACCGAAAGTGACCGGAATTAATATTAGCCAAGAAATGCGTACGTCCTTTTTAGATTACGCGATGAGTGTTATCGTTTCACGGGCTCTCCCGGATGTCCGCGACGGACTGAAGCCTGTGCATAGAAGAATATTGTATGCCATGAACGATCTTGGTATGACCAGCGACAAACCATACAAAAAATCTGCACGTATTGTTGGGGAAGTCATCGGAAAATACCATCCCCACGGTGATGTGGCCGTTTATGATTCAATGGTTCGGATGGCACAGGATTTTAACTATCGTTATATGCTGGTGGATGGCCATGGTAACTTTGGATCGGTAGATGGCGATTCTGCTGCAGCGATGCGTTACACCGAAGCGCGGATGTCAAAAATCGCGATGGAAATTTTGCGCGATATTACGAAAGACACGATTGATTATCAGGACAATTACGATGGTGCGGAAAAAGAACCAATTGTCATGCCGTCAAGGTTTCCAAATCTTCTTGTAAACGGTGCGTCAGGAATTGCAGTCGGAATGGCAACAAACATTCCCCCTCACCAGCTTGGAGAAGTCATTGACGGAGTTTTGGCAGTCAGCCATGATCCAGAAATCGGCACACAAGAGCTGATGGAAATCATTCCTGGCCCTGATTTTCCGACAGCCGGACAGATTATCGGCAGAAGCGGTATTCGCAAGGCCTATGAAACCGGCCGGGGATCCATTACACTCCGGGCAAAAACGGAAATTGAAACAACAGCATCCGGAAAACAGATTATTATCGTAAAAGAGCTGCCATATCAGGTAAACAAAGCCAAATTAATCGAAAAGATAGCCGATCTAGTCCGTGACAAAAAAATCGATGGGATCACTGATCTCAGGGATGAATCAGACCGTAACGGAATGAGAATTGTCATTGAATTACGAAGAGATGCAAACGTCCATGTGCTTTTAAATAATTTGTATAAGCAAACGGCTTTGCAAACTTCTTTTGGAATCAATCTTTTGGCGCTTGTTAACGGACAGCCGAAGGTGTTAAGCCTGAAGCAGTGTCTTTTTTATTACTTGGAACATCAAAAGGTTGTCATTAAACGGCGGACAGCGTTTGAGTTAAGAAAAGCCGAGGCAAGGGCCCACATTCTCGAAGGATTGCGAATTGCACTTGATCACCTTGATGAAGTGATTGCACTTATCAGAGGTTCTCAAACAGGGGATATCGCTAAAAATGGCTTGATCGAGCAATTTTCATTAACAGAAAAACAGGCTCAAGCCATCTTGGATATGCGTTTGCAGCGTTTAACTGGACTTGAACGAGAAAAAATTGAAGATGAGTATAAAGGATTAATTGCCTTGATCGCGGAGTTAAAAGAAATCCTCGCCAATGAAGAAAAGGTTCTGGAAATTATCAGAGAAGAGCTCATTGAAATCAAGGAGCGCTTTAATGATGAGCGGCGAACTGAAATTATCACCGCGGGAATTGAAGCGATCGAAGATGAAGATTTAATTACACAAGAGAATATTGTTCTCACGCTTACTCACAATGGCTACATTAAACGTCTCCCTTCTTCAACCTACCGCAGTCAAAAACGCGGAGGAAAAGGAATTCAAGGGATGGGAACAAACGAAGATGATTTTGTTGAACATCTTATTTCTACCTCCACGCACGATACGATACTTTTCTTTTCAAATAAAGGGAAGGTTTATCGAGCGAAAGGATATGAAATCCCTGAATTCGGCAGAACGGCTAAAGGGATTCCGATTATCAATCTGTTAGAAGTTGAAAAAGGAGAATGGATTAATGCCATTATTCCTGTGACTGAGTTTGATGATTCGTCTTATCTTTTCTTTACGACGAAGCAAGGAATTTCAAAACGCACGACGCTTTCCCAGTTTGCCAACATCCGAAATAACGGGTTGATTGCTCTGGGCCTTCGGGAGGATGATGAGCTGATTTCGGTTCGGCTGACAGATGGCAAAAAGGATATCATTATTGGAACAAAAGACGGGCTTCTGATCCGTTTCCATGAAACCGATGTCCGCCAAATGGGCCGAACAGCTGCCGGAGTCAAAGGCATCAGTCTTTCTGAAGATGATTTAGTCGTTGGAATGGAGATTCTAGAAGAAGATTCCCATGTCTTGATCGTAACGGAAAAGGGATATGGAAAACGAACTCCTGCAAAAGATTACAGAGTTCAAAGCCGTGGAGGAAAAGGGCTTAAAACGTGTAAGATAACGGAAAATAACGGTTCTCTCATTACTGTCAAAGCGACAAACGGGGAAGAGGACTTGATGATTATTACAGCCAGCGGAGTGATTATCCGTATGGATATCAATGATATCTCTCAGACCGGCCGTGTAACTCAAGGGGTCAGGTTGATCCGTTTGGGCGAGCAAGAGCATGTTGCTACAGTTGCATTGGTTGAAAAAAATGAAGAACTGGAAGAAGAAACGGCTGAAGAAATTGAAGCGAAAGAAGAATAA
- a CDS encoding HD-GYP domain-containing protein, translated as MALLGAITAAKMQMDRGDIVQIALAGYLSDCGISQLSHGDRKVDALYKKHPALSCKMLENASVISQKAKVAILQHHELINGSGYPLSIKGDQIHLFGKILSGSRAVIDFFIEKNKRNDSNWLMSFENFTRQHLIFYDEAVMKRITIFIMNSLKHSTIVLSNGKIGEIVFHENDSLSRPLISVNEEIISLS; from the coding sequence ATGGCACTACTTGGAGCAATTACGGCAGCAAAAATGCAAATGGATCGGGGAGATATTGTACAAATTGCATTGGCTGGCTATTTATCTGATTGTGGGATATCCCAGCTTTCGCACGGAGATAGGAAGGTTGATGCTCTCTACAAAAAACACCCGGCCCTTAGCTGTAAAATGCTAGAAAACGCTTCGGTGATATCGCAAAAAGCAAAGGTTGCAATCCTTCAGCATCATGAGCTTATAAATGGGAGCGGATATCCTTTATCTATCAAAGGAGATCAAATTCATTTATTTGGTAAAATCCTTTCAGGTTCTCGAGCGGTTATTGATTTTTTTATAGAAAAAAATAAGAGAAATGATTCAAATTGGCTGATGTCTTTTGAGAACTTTACGAGGCAGCATCTGATTTTTTATGATGAAGCTGTAATGAAGCGAATCACTATATTCATAATGAACTCTTTAAAACATTCTACTATTGTTCTTTCTAACGGGAAAATAGGAGAAATCGTTTTTCACGAAAACGACTCTCTCTCACGACCGCTCATCAGTGTTAATGAAGAGATCATTTCTTTAAGCTAG
- a CDS encoding YaaC family protein, which translates to MKSKKITGWSNLQLFYSAETTQYFLEIIYKEQQVEKSREYSYKNGDRFIFYLKHAEAFFTQAAASSIEIKPILLFYGTAQLLKACLLTVDYLYPSHTSVLAHGVTTRKRKKQNYRFYEDEVKIQKNGLCMHVCRKLFGLDRSLEDERFQMKQLLTRIPELNEVLSFQRKNNFSLAEIIKTEEKYAVPIKLAQDYCMSVDRLAEYIAHHLGWKFIDKTESYLYFVLREKETCTSTSKTLLYNFETNQQFLPAERDRFLNLPELISHYLLLYNLSMIARYETEWWYELILQNGSDDYVIIQQFLEIAEKKVPIHIADYLTQIKQRL; encoded by the coding sequence ATGAAATCCAAGAAAATCACGGGTTGGAGCAACTTGCAATTGTTTTACTCCGCCGAAACCACCCAATATTTTCTTGAAATTATTTATAAAGAGCAGCAGGTAGAGAAAAGCAGAGAATACTCCTATAAAAATGGAGATCGGTTTATTTTTTATTTAAAGCACGCCGAAGCTTTCTTCACTCAAGCTGCTGCATCCAGTATAGAGATAAAACCCATTCTTTTGTTTTATGGGACGGCTCAGCTGTTAAAGGCTTGTTTATTGACGGTTGATTACTTATATCCTAGTCACACTTCTGTGTTGGCACATGGTGTCACCACGAGAAAGCGGAAAAAACAAAATTACAGGTTTTATGAAGACGAAGTGAAAATACAAAAAAACGGTTTGTGTATGCACGTCTGCCGCAAACTGTTCGGATTAGACCGTTCATTGGAAGATGAGAGATTTCAAATGAAACAGCTGCTAACGAGAATCCCTGAATTAAACGAGGTGTTATCATTCCAAAGAAAAAACAATTTTTCACTTGCAGAAATTATAAAAACAGAAGAAAAATACGCTGTACCCATTAAACTTGCTCAAGACTATTGTATGTCGGTGGATCGGTTGGCAGAGTATATTGCTCACCATTTAGGATGGAAGTTTATCGATAAGACTGAGAGCTATCTTTATTTTGTATTAAGGGAAAAGGAAACCTGTACTTCCACTTCAAAAACACTGCTGTACAATTTTGAAACGAATCAGCAGTTTCTTCCTGCTGAACGCGATCGCTTTCTTAATCTACCCGAGCTGATATCACATTACCTGCTATTATACAACCTCAGTATGATTGCCAGGTATGAAACAGAATGGTGGTACGAGTTGATTCTTCAAAATGGAAGTGATGATTATGTAATCATTCAACAGTTTTTAGAGATTGCTGAAAAAAAAGTTCCAATACATATTGCTGACTATCTTACGCAAATAAAGCAAAGATTGTAA
- the guaB gene encoding IMP dehydrogenase, with protein sequence MWESKFSKEGLTFDDVLLMPAKSEVLPRDVDLKVELTPNIKLNIPVISAGMDTVTEAEMAIAIARQGGLGIIHKNMSIEQQAEQVDKVKRSERGVITNPFFLTPEHQVFDAEHLMGKYRISGVPIVNNEDEQKLVGIITNRDLRFIQDYSMKIDEVMTKEDLVTAPVGTTLKEAEKILQQYKIEKLPLLDDDGILKGLITIKDIEKVIEFPHSAKDGHGRLLVGAAVGVTGDTNLRLKKLVEANVDVIVVDTAHGHSQGVLDTVKSIREAYPDLSIVAGNVATAEATRDLILAGANVVKVGIGPGSICTTRVVAGVGVPQITAIYDCATEARKHGVSIIADGGIKFSGDIAKALAAGGHAVMLGSLLAGTSESPGETEIFQGRRFKVYRGMGSVSAMEKGSKDRYFQEENKKFVPEGIEGRTPYKGPVVDTIYQLVGGLRSGMGYCGSKNLQALREEAQFIRMTGAGLRESHPHDVQITKESPNYTIS encoded by the coding sequence ATGTGGGAAAGTAAATTTTCGAAAGAAGGTCTTACATTTGATGATGTTTTGCTCATGCCTGCTAAGTCAGAGGTTCTCCCGAGAGATGTTGACCTGAAGGTAGAGCTTACACCAAACATTAAGCTTAATATTCCTGTCATCAGCGCCGGAATGGATACAGTTACTGAAGCGGAAATGGCAATTGCCATTGCAAGACAAGGCGGCCTGGGAATCATTCACAAAAATATGTCGATTGAACAACAGGCTGAGCAAGTAGACAAGGTGAAGAGATCTGAACGCGGTGTAATTACGAATCCTTTCTTTTTAACTCCGGAACATCAAGTATTTGATGCCGAACACCTTATGGGAAAATACAGAATATCCGGTGTGCCGATTGTAAATAATGAAGATGAGCAAAAGCTGGTTGGAATTATTACAAATCGTGATTTACGCTTTATTCAGGACTACTCAATGAAAATTGATGAAGTCATGACGAAAGAAGACCTGGTCACAGCACCAGTTGGAACAACATTAAAAGAAGCTGAAAAGATTTTACAGCAATATAAAATTGAAAAGCTTCCCCTTTTAGACGATGACGGAATTTTAAAGGGACTTATTACAATAAAAGATATTGAAAAAGTGATTGAATTTCCTCATTCGGCAAAAGATGGTCATGGACGTTTATTGGTAGGTGCAGCTGTCGGTGTAACAGGAGATACAAATCTGCGTCTTAAAAAGCTTGTTGAAGCAAATGTAGACGTAATTGTCGTGGATACAGCCCATGGTCATTCACAGGGCGTTTTAGATACGGTTAAGTCTATTCGTGAGGCTTATCCGGATTTGAGTATTGTGGCAGGTAACGTGGCTACTGCAGAGGCTACGAGAGATTTGATCTTAGCTGGCGCCAATGTAGTGAAGGTCGGCATCGGACCGGGCTCAATCTGTACGACACGGGTTGTTGCGGGAGTTGGTGTACCTCAAATTACCGCGATTTACGACTGCGCGACAGAAGCGAGAAAGCATGGCGTTTCAATCATTGCTGATGGCGGAATTAAATTCTCTGGAGATATCGCGAAAGCACTGGCGGCTGGAGGACACGCGGTTATGCTTGGAAGTTTGCTGGCCGGTACATCAGAAAGCCCTGGGGAAACAGAGATTTTTCAAGGCAGACGTTTTAAAGTATACCGCGGTATGGGTTCAGTATCTGCAATGGAAAAAGGCAGTAAGGATCGCTATTTCCAAGAAGAAAACAAAAAATTTGTTCCAGAAGGAATCGAAGGCCGCACTCCATATAAAGGGCCGGTTGTCGATACGATTTACCAGCTGGTCGGCGGACTCCGCTCAGGAATGGGCTATTGCGGTTCGAAAAATTTACAGGCTTTACGGGAAGAAGCACAGTTTATTCGTATGACCGGTGCAGGCTTGCGTGAAAGCCATCCGCATGATGTACAGATTACAAAAGAATCACCGAACTATACAATTTCGTAA
- a CDS encoding D-alanyl-D-alanine carboxypeptidase family protein — MTIKNLKAGIGLLLIAVIVFTSFMPISKANAASDPIDVNAKSAIVIEQSTGKILYGKNIEERLPIASMAKIMTEYLLLEAIKDKKVSWDQKYTPDDYVYEISQDNSLSNVPMRRDGSYTVEELYKATAIYSANGAAIGLAEVIAGSEAKFVELMNAKAKELGLSEYKFVNATGLENKDLHGKHPEGTNGDEENEVSAKDMAILANRLVTDYPEVLETSSIAKTTFREGTDDKMDMPNWNFMLKGLVQEYEGVDGLKTGSTDSAGSCFTGTAERNGMRVITVVLNAQGGPLHTARFTETKKLLDYAFNHFEMKELYPKGQVIKGQEKALVDQGKKHEVALELNDSLSFPVKKGEEKNYQPKVELQKDKYTSDNKLTAPVKKGDAVGKVTAEYTGSDKDYGFIQAGKNSELVTKENVEKANWFILSMRSIGGFFSGVWGSIVDTVTGWF; from the coding sequence GTGACCATCAAGAATCTTAAAGCAGGTATAGGGTTGCTGCTGATTGCTGTGATCGTTTTCACCAGCTTCATGCCGATATCTAAGGCGAATGCTGCAAGCGATCCGATTGACGTTAATGCAAAATCAGCTATTGTGATCGAACAATCAACGGGGAAAATACTTTACGGGAAAAATATTGAAGAGCGCTTACCAATTGCAAGTATGGCAAAAATAATGACCGAATACTTACTTCTTGAAGCGATCAAAGATAAAAAAGTATCATGGGATCAAAAATATACACCGGACGACTATGTGTATGAAATTTCTCAAGACAACAGTTTGTCGAATGTACCTATGAGAAGAGACGGCAGCTATACTGTCGAAGAACTGTATAAAGCAACTGCCATTTATTCAGCGAATGGAGCAGCGATTGGATTGGCTGAAGTGATTGCAGGATCAGAAGCCAAATTTGTTGAGCTGATGAATGCAAAGGCGAAGGAATTAGGATTATCGGAATACAAATTCGTTAATGCGACAGGTCTAGAAAACAAAGACCTGCACGGGAAGCATCCTGAAGGAACGAACGGAGACGAGGAAAACGAAGTATCTGCAAAGGATATGGCTATTCTTGCTAACCGTCTAGTCACTGATTATCCTGAAGTTTTGGAAACATCAAGCATTGCCAAAACAACATTCAGAGAAGGCACAGACGATAAAATGGACATGCCTAACTGGAACTTCATGCTCAAAGGCTTGGTGCAAGAGTACGAAGGTGTGGACGGATTAAAAACGGGATCGACTGATTCAGCAGGATCTTGTTTTACCGGAACAGCTGAAAGAAACGGTATGCGTGTGATTACTGTCGTTCTGAATGCACAAGGCGGCCCTTTACACACTGCTCGTTTTACCGAGACAAAAAAATTGCTGGACTATGCATTTAATCATTTTGAAATGAAAGAGCTCTATCCAAAAGGACAAGTGATAAAAGGACAAGAAAAAGCTCTTGTTGATCAAGGAAAAAAACATGAAGTGGCACTTGAGCTGAATGACAGTTTATCTTTCCCAGTGAAAAAAGGGGAAGAGAAAAACTATCAGCCGAAAGTAGAACTTCAAAAGGATAAATACACAAGTGACAATAAATTAACAGCTCCAGTCAAAAAAGGAGATGCGGTTGGAAAAGTGACCGCTGAATATACAGGTTCTGATAAAGATTACGGCTTCATTCAAGCCGGAAAAAATTCTGAGTTAGTGACAAAAGAAAACGTAGAAAAAGCGAATTGGTTCATCTTATCCATGCGCAGCATCGGCGGATTCTTTTCAGGCGTTTGGGGAAGCATAGTCGATACTGTAACCGGCTGGTTTTAA
- the pdxS gene encoding pyridoxal 5'-phosphate synthase lyase subunit PdxS produces MVQTGTNRVKRGMAEMQKGGVIMDVVNAEQAKIAEEAGAVAVMALERVPADIRAAGGVARMADPTIVEEVMGAVSIPVMAKARIGHITEARVLEALGVDYIDESEVLTPADEEFHLNKNEYTVPFVCGCRDLGEATRRIAEGASMLRTKGEPGTGNIVEAVRHMRKVNAQIRKVSSMSEDELMTEAKNLGAPYELLLQIKREGKLPVVNFAAGGVATPADAALMMQLGADGVFVGSGIFKSDNPAKFAKAIVEATTHFTDYKLIAELSKDLGSAMKGIEISNLLPDERMQERGW; encoded by the coding sequence ATGGTACAAACAGGTACGAACCGTGTCAAACGCGGGATGGCGGAAATGCAAAAAGGCGGCGTTATTATGGACGTCGTGAATGCTGAACAGGCAAAAATTGCGGAGGAAGCCGGAGCAGTAGCAGTTATGGCGCTTGAGCGCGTTCCAGCAGATATCCGTGCGGCAGGCGGAGTAGCGCGTATGGCTGATCCGACAATCGTCGAAGAAGTTATGGGAGCTGTTTCCATTCCGGTCATGGCAAAAGCGCGTATCGGCCACATAACAGAAGCAAGGGTTCTTGAAGCACTTGGGGTCGATTACATCGATGAAAGTGAAGTTTTGACTCCGGCGGATGAAGAGTTTCATTTAAATAAAAATGAGTACACCGTTCCTTTTGTTTGCGGCTGCCGTGATTTAGGTGAAGCGACTCGCCGGATCGCTGAAGGAGCGTCTATGCTTCGTACGAAAGGCGAGCCGGGTACAGGAAACATTGTTGAAGCTGTGCGCCACATGAGAAAAGTGAACGCCCAAATCCGCAAGGTATCTTCCATGAGTGAAGATGAACTGATGACGGAAGCAAAAAATCTTGGAGCACCTTATGAGCTTTTATTGCAAATTAAAAGAGAAGGCAAGCTGCCGGTTGTAAACTTTGCAGCAGGCGGTGTTGCAACTCCGGCAGATGCAGCGTTAATGATGCAGCTTGGAGCAGACGGAGTATTTGTGGGTTCAGGTATTTTCAAATCGGACAACCCGGCTAAGTTTGCGAAAGCGATTGTCGAAGCAACGACTCATTTCACTGATTATAAGCTGATTGCTGAGCTTTCAAAGGATCTCGGCTCGGCAATGAAAGGAATTGAGATCTCAAACTTGCTTCCTGACGAGCGTATGCAAGAGCGCGGCTGGTAA
- the pdxT gene encoding pyridoxal 5'-phosphate synthase glutaminase subunit PdxT: MITVGVLGLQGAVREHIRAIEASGAKGKVIKRVEELEDIDGLVIPGGESTTMRRLIDTYQFLEPLKQFSEQKKPMFGTCAGLIILAKEIVDNKEPHLSVMDVKVERNSFGRQRDSFEADLSIIGLEEDFTGVFIRAPHIVEVGENVEVLSKHNGRIVAAKDGHLLGCSFHPELTEDPRMMKLFIEMIEDYKKQPAE, from the coding sequence ATGATAACAGTAGGAGTACTAGGACTACAAGGAGCTGTACGTGAACATATTCGCGCAATTGAAGCTTCCGGAGCGAAAGGCAAAGTGATTAAAAGGGTTGAAGAGCTGGAAGACATTGACGGGCTCGTGATCCCGGGCGGTGAAAGCACGACGATGAGAAGGCTCATCGATACGTATCAATTCCTAGAGCCGTTAAAACAATTTTCGGAGCAAAAAAAACCGATGTTTGGCACATGCGCCGGACTCATTATTTTAGCGAAGGAAATCGTCGATAATAAAGAGCCGCACTTGTCAGTCATGGATGTAAAGGTAGAAAGAAATTCCTTCGGAAGGCAGAGAGACAGTTTTGAAGCCGATCTCTCCATTATTGGACTTGAGGAAGATTTTACGGGTGTCTTCATTCGTGCTCCTCACATTGTCGAAGTAGGAGAAAATGTCGAAGTTCTTTCAAAGCATAATGGGCGGATTGTAGCTGCGAAAGACGGACATCTCCTGGGATGCTCGTTTCATCCTGAGCTGACAGAGGATCCGCGGATGATGAAGCTTTTTATCGAAATGATTGAAGACTATAAAAAGCAGCCAGCTGAATAA